GGCCGTCAGAGTCCCCGGCTAGACATGCGGGCGATCAAGTCTGCCGCGCAACATGGGGCCTCCGTATTCATTATCCTTGCAGGCGCGGATCTTGGCCAGATGTTGTGCGCTAGCCTCAAGCCCAAAGCGGGGCAACGGTCTCCATGTCCCGCTCAGGGCCAGCGCGGGACGCTCCCCGCTCCCCGGAAGCCGCGCCAGCAGGTTCGCCCGCCCCGGCGCGAGCGGCTGCACCTCGGCGGGCACGTCCGCCGCCCGCAGGTGCCGGGCCAGGAGGTCCGCCAGCCACACTACAGACGCTGCGAAGGCGCGCCGAATCCGGCCTTATGATTTGCGCCACACGTTTGCGTCGCTCCTGATCGCTGCTGGGAAGAACCCGCTGCATATCGCGCGGCCAATGGGGCATTATTCCGCTGGGTTCACGCTCGACACCGACGGCCACCTCATGGAGTCCGTGCCCAAGCGGCAGGTCGAGTGGATCGACGAACTGGTCTTCCTCGAGGGTTTGGAGGCTGCACTCAAATTGCACACGTCCGGCGCTCAATCCGGTGTAGCGCCGTGCAGTCCTGTTCTACCGTCAGAAGGGCGGGAACCCAAGCAGGACGTCCCTTCTGGCAACGCCGTGCAATCCGGTGCAGTGGGATTCTTGGTGGCGGCGGAGGGCTTCGAACCCCCGACTCCGCGGGTATGAACCGCGTGCTCTGACCACCTGAGCTACGCCGCCGGACCTTGCCCCCGAACGGGAGCACCGCCCATTATAGCACCACGCACCACAGCCAAAGGAGCGTTCTCGGCCGGTGCGGAACCGGGACCGCAGGACGCGCCGAGGCGGTTGCCGCGTCCGCCGATCGAAGGAGGACGCAATGCCGAGCCCGGTGGAGTTCGCCGACGCGCATCGCGCGCGGTTCGAATCCGAACTGACCGACCTGCTGCGCATTCCGAGCGTCAGCACACTGCCGGAACATCGCGACGACACCCGGCGCGCCGCCCATTGGCTCGCCGAGTATCTCCGGTCAATGGATCTGCCGGTGGATCTCATCGAGACGGTCGGGTATCCGCTGATCTATGCCGAATGGCTGGGCGCCCCGGGCCGGCCCACGCTGCTCGCCTACGGGCACTACGACGTGCAGCCCGTCGACCCCGTCGACCTGTGGACCTCGCCGCCGTTCCAACCGGCGGTCCGCGGCGGACGGCTGTTCGCGCGCGGCGCCGCGGACGACAAGGGGCAGATCCTCACGCTGATCGCGGCGATCCGCGCGTATCTCCAGACGAGCGGAACGTTGCCGATCAACATCAAGCTGCTGATCGAGGGCGAAGAGGAGTCCGGCGGCGCCGGCATCGAGGCCTACGTGCGGGAGCACGCCGACCGCCTGCGCGCCGATGCGTGCCTGGTGCTCGACTCCGGCATGTTCGCGCCGGGCATTCCGGCCATCACGCTCGGGCTTCGCGGCATCGTCGCGGCCGAGCTCGAGGTCAACGGGGCGGCGCGCGATCTGCATTCGGGCATCTACGGCGGGGTGGCGCCGAATCCGTTTCAAGCGCTCGCTGAGATCGTTACCGGCCTGAAGGACCGGGACGGACGCGTCCTCGTCCCCGGATTCTACGAACGCGTGGTTCCGCCGCCGCGCGAAGAGAAGGACGGCTGGGACCGGCTGCCGTTCGACGAAACGGCCTTTCTGCGGGATGAAATCGGCGCCCCGGCGCTCATCGGCGAACCCGGGTACGGCACGTTGGAACGCATGTGGGCCCGGCCGACGCTGGAAGTGCACGGGATGCCGGGCGGATTCACCGGCGCCGGCACCAAGACGGTGATCCCGGCGCGGGCGGGCGCCAAAATCAGCATGCGGCTCGTCGCCGATCAGCGTCCGGACGAAATCATCGAGGCGTTTGAGTCGCACGTCCGCGCGATCGCGCCGAAGAGCGTCCGTATTGACGTGCGGCCGCGCCACGGGGCTCCGCCGGTTGTGATCTCGCCGCACTCGCCGGCCGTTCAAGCGGCCAAGCGCGGGCTCACGGAAGCCTTCGGCCGCGAGGCGGTGCTCATTCGGATGGGCGGGTCCGTGCCGATCGTCTCCGAGTTTGCGGGGCGGCTCGGACTCCCGGTCGTCGTCACAGGGTGGTCGTTGCCCGACGCCAATGCCCACAGCCCCGACGAGAGTTTGGACCTCGAGCACTTCCACAAGGGCATCCGCGCCGTAATGCGCTTCTTTGAACACCTGGCGAGTGCGTAGCGCACCTGTGGGGCGGGGCATCCGGCGGCGGGCGGAGGACAACGCAGAGCCGGCGAGGCCGCGCGGGTTAAGCCGGGTTGGCTCCGAAGAGCTACCTCACTCTCATCCACGTGCGACGCTCGCCGGCAACGCAGACTCTAACACATCACGGTCGAGCGGACAATCCGGAACGATCGTTCTTGTGGACAAGCGGTGGATATGTCGGGATATCACCCGCGCCGCGAGCCCGCTACAAGTGACGGGCACATCCACGGTGGTGGATTCGGGGATGGGCGTAGCATGAGCCTGCGGGAATATCGGCGCAAGCGCCGCTTCGCCGCAACGCCGGAGCCGCGGGGCGGCGCGCGAACGACCTCATCGCGGGGACCGGCGCGAACGCGAACGTCCGCACGGCGCCTGCGGTACGTTATCCACAAGCACCACGCCCGGACACTCCACTACGACCTGCGCCTGGAGTGGCACGGCGTACTCCTCTCCTGGGCCGTGCCGAAGGGTCCGTCCTTGGATCCATCGACGAAACGGCTGGCGGTGCGCGTGGAAGATCATCCGCTGGAGTACGGACGGTTCGAAGGCCGGATTCCGGAAGGCGAGTACGGCGCCGGCACGGTCGCGATCTGGGATGAGGGCACGTGGCGTCCCGACGATCCCAACGTCGACGCCGCTCTGCGCCGCGGTGAGCTCGCGTTCACGCTACAGGGCAGACGCCTTACGGGACGCTGGGTGCTGGTTCGCACCCGTTTCGGCCCGGCCGGCCGGTCCGACCGCCGGTCGTGGCTCCTGATGAGACGCCGCGACCCCGCCGCCGGACGTCGCACGATGGTGGCGGCGCCGGGAAGCCGGCGGCGGGCGCGGTGACCGCGCGCGTCGCGCCCGCTGTGCGGGGTGTGCCGAACCGGCGCGCCGCATCCGGCCGGATTCCATTC
Above is a genomic segment from bacterium containing:
- a CDS encoding dipeptidase, whose amino-acid sequence is MPSPVEFADAHRARFESELTDLLRIPSVSTLPEHRDDTRRAAHWLAEYLRSMDLPVDLIETVGYPLIYAEWLGAPGRPTLLAYGHYDVQPVDPVDLWTSPPFQPAVRGGRLFARGAADDKGQILTLIAAIRAYLQTSGTLPINIKLLIEGEEESGGAGIEAYVREHADRLRADACLVLDSGMFAPGIPAITLGLRGIVAAELEVNGAARDLHSGIYGGVAPNPFQALAEIVTGLKDRDGRVLVPGFYERVVPPPREEKDGWDRLPFDETAFLRDEIGAPALIGEPGYGTLERMWARPTLEVHGMPGGFTGAGTKTVIPARAGAKISMRLVADQRPDEIIEAFESHVRAIAPKSVRIDVRPRHGAPPVVISPHSPAVQAAKRGLTEAFGREAVLIRMGGSVPIVSEFAGRLGLPVVVTGWSLPDANAHSPDESLDLEHFHKGIRAVMRFFEHLASA
- a CDS encoding DNA polymerase ligase N-terminal domain-containing protein, whose amino-acid sequence is MSLREYRRKRRFAATPEPRGGARTTSSRGPARTRTSARRLRYVIHKHHARTLHYDLRLEWHGVLLSWAVPKGPSLDPSTKRLAVRVEDHPLEYGRFEGRIPEGEYGAGTVAIWDEGTWRPDDPNVDAALRRGELAFTLQGRRLTGRWVLVRTRFGPAGRSDRRSWLLMRRRDPAAGRRTMVAAPGSRRRAR